A region from the Manihot esculenta cultivar AM560-2 chromosome 13, M.esculenta_v8, whole genome shotgun sequence genome encodes:
- the LOC122721568 gene encoding putative E3 ubiquitin-protein ligase RING1a isoform X1, which yields MLLQSIQSIIKKTRTVMECLHRFCRECIDKSMRLGNNECPACRTHCASRRYLRDDPNYDALIAALYPDIDKYEEEELAFHEEERIRNKQIQASIAQIFQRQSEALVRRRTMGKETTGPFMERSQRNHRTVPSRRRRNSRGTEFQGSEDIDYENDDNGGKDSSSTDERSTEVRQRRRKRRPGIRPSQPSSSASNPEGGCIENDLEATRENRGISPGLVWNTEMLAWGRGGTRSHTRHGNASGCNNKTARSTRISKLVEYLRSLEEKNDELDVHLMLTSMDKESFTNLKQPYLCCQPSLSVKHLCEVRFLSRHLNSWNV from the exons ATGCTATTGCAGTCAATACAGA GTATCATAAAGAAAACACGAACTGTGATGGAATGTCTGCACCGCTTTTGCAGAGAATGCATTGACAAATCAATGCGACTTGG GAATAATGAGTGCCCAGCTTGCCGCACACACTGTGCAAGTCGGCGTTATTTGAGAGATGATCCAAATTATGATGCTTTAATTGCTGCTTTATATCCAGACATTGACAAGTATGAGGAGGAG GAATTGGCTTTTCATGAGGAGGAAAGGATACGAAACAAGCAG ATCCAAGCTTCAATTGCTCAAATATTTCAACGACAATCTGAAGCACTAGTTAGGAGACGCACAATGGGTAAAGAAACAACTGGTCCATTCATGGAAAGGTCACAGCGCAATCATCGGACAGTCCCCTCAAGGAGGCGGCGGAACAGCCGAGGCACTGAATTCCAAGGATCCGAAGACATCGATTATGAAAATGATGATAATGGAGGTAAGGATTCATCTTCTACCGATGAACGCTCCACAGAAGTAAGGCAGCGCAGGCGCAAGAGACGGCCAGGAATTAGGCCTTCTCAACCTTCTTCATCAGCTTCAAATCCAGAGGGCGGATGCATTGAAAATGATTTAGAAGCCACCAGAGAGAATAGAGGAATATCTCCTGGCCTTGTTTGGAATACAGAAATGCTTGCCTGGGGCAGGGGTGGTACTCGAAGTCATACACGGCATGGTAATGCTAGCGGTTGCAACAACAAGACTGCCAGAAGCACTCGCATATCCAAGCTGGTAGAATATCTCAGGAGCTTAGAGGAAAAAAATGATGAG TTGGATGTTCACCTAATGCTTACTTCTATGGACAAGGAAAGTTTCACGAATTTGAAACAGCCCTACCTTTGCTGTCAACCCAGTTTGTCAGTCAAACACCTATGTGAAGTGAGATTTCTTTCACGCCACCTTAATTCTTGGAATGTGtaa
- the LOC122721568 gene encoding putative E3 ubiquitin-protein ligase RING1a isoform X2, with translation MECLHRFCRECIDKSMRLGNNECPACRTHCASRRYLRDDPNYDALIAALYPDIDKYEEEELAFHEEERIRNKQIQASIAQIFQRQSEALVRRRTMGKETTGPFMERSQRNHRTVPSRRRRNSRGTEFQGSEDIDYENDDNGGKDSSSTDERSTEVRQRRRKRRPGIRPSQPSSSASNPEGGCIENDLEATRENRGISPGLVWNTEMLAWGRGGTRSHTRHGNASGCNNKTARSTRISKLVEYLRSLEEKNDELDVHLMLTSMDKESFTNLKQPYLCCQPSLSVKHLCENIAQKKSLEAEEAEIFLVKGQHNLIDNLSSVHPPISVDELQILKGQETLACLRANCTSNRDYMILAYRQKGTT, from the exons ATGGAATGTCTGCACCGCTTTTGCAGAGAATGCATTGACAAATCAATGCGACTTGG GAATAATGAGTGCCCAGCTTGCCGCACACACTGTGCAAGTCGGCGTTATTTGAGAGATGATCCAAATTATGATGCTTTAATTGCTGCTTTATATCCAGACATTGACAAGTATGAGGAGGAG GAATTGGCTTTTCATGAGGAGGAAAGGATACGAAACAAGCAG ATCCAAGCTTCAATTGCTCAAATATTTCAACGACAATCTGAAGCACTAGTTAGGAGACGCACAATGGGTAAAGAAACAACTGGTCCATTCATGGAAAGGTCACAGCGCAATCATCGGACAGTCCCCTCAAGGAGGCGGCGGAACAGCCGAGGCACTGAATTCCAAGGATCCGAAGACATCGATTATGAAAATGATGATAATGGAGGTAAGGATTCATCTTCTACCGATGAACGCTCCACAGAAGTAAGGCAGCGCAGGCGCAAGAGACGGCCAGGAATTAGGCCTTCTCAACCTTCTTCATCAGCTTCAAATCCAGAGGGCGGATGCATTGAAAATGATTTAGAAGCCACCAGAGAGAATAGAGGAATATCTCCTGGCCTTGTTTGGAATACAGAAATGCTTGCCTGGGGCAGGGGTGGTACTCGAAGTCATACACGGCATGGTAATGCTAGCGGTTGCAACAACAAGACTGCCAGAAGCACTCGCATATCCAAGCTGGTAGAATATCTCAGGAGCTTAGAGGAAAAAAATGATGAG TTGGATGTTCACCTAATGCTTACTTCTATGGACAAGGAAAGTTTCACGAATTTGAAACAGCCCTACCTTTGCTGTCAACCCAGTTTGTCAGTCAAACACCTATGTGAA AATATTGCTCAGAAAAAGTCTTTGGAAGCTGAAGAAGCTgaaatatttttagttaaagGGCAGCACAACCTTATTGACAACCTGTCCTCTGTGCATCCACCAATATCAGTGGATGAGCTGCAAATTTTGAAAGGGCAGGAAACTTTGGCATGTCTTAGAGCCAATTGCACTTCCAATAGAGATTACATG ATTCTAGCATATAGGCAGAAGGGGACGACTTAG